From Crassaminicella indica, one genomic window encodes:
- a CDS encoding 6-phospho-beta-glucosidase: MIMINKRGLKIAVIGGGSSYTPEIIEGFIKRHDELPVKDLYLVDIEEGKEKLEIVGNLAKRMIEKAGVDMNIYLTLDRREAIKDADFVTTQFRVGLLDARIRDEKIPLKYNCIGQETTGAGGLAKALRTIPVILDICKDIEELSPNAWLINFTNPSGIITEAVHKHTKVKCIGLCNVPILMHMLSADVLNVNKDDIRMDLVGLNHLVWGRDVIYKGESKIDEVIKHLIAGKGYTAKNIPDIDWGKELLESLGMLPCPYHRYYYLTDVMLKEEIETAKKEGTRGEIVKKVEKELFELYKDPNLKEKPKQLEDRGGQYYSDAACELISAIYNDKGTIHYVNIQNNGTINCIPNDSVIERTCYVDKEGAHPFNVKPLPSKIKGLLQVINEYEALAVEAGVYGDYGTALQALIIHPLVESSSAKYILDDIIKENIDYLPQFKK, encoded by the coding sequence TCCTGAAATTATTGAGGGTTTTATTAAGAGACATGATGAATTACCTGTAAAGGATTTATATTTAGTTGATATTGAAGAAGGTAAGGAAAAATTAGAGATTGTAGGAAATCTTGCTAAAAGAATGATTGAAAAAGCTGGAGTGGATATGAATATCTACCTTACTTTGGACAGAAGAGAAGCAATCAAGGATGCTGACTTTGTAACAACTCAATTTAGAGTAGGATTATTAGATGCAAGGATTAGAGATGAAAAAATTCCTTTGAAATATAATTGTATTGGTCAAGAAACTACAGGGGCTGGTGGATTAGCTAAGGCTTTAAGAACTATTCCAGTTATATTGGATATTTGTAAAGATATTGAAGAGCTTTCTCCTAATGCATGGTTAATAAATTTCACAAATCCAAGTGGAATTATTACTGAAGCTGTTCACAAGCATACCAAAGTAAAATGTATTGGGTTATGTAATGTTCCTATACTTATGCATATGTTAAGTGCAGATGTATTAAATGTAAATAAAGATGATATAAGAATGGATTTAGTAGGGCTAAATCATTTGGTTTGGGGTAGAGATGTGATATATAAAGGAGAAAGTAAAATTGATGAGGTTATAAAACATTTAATTGCTGGAAAAGGGTATACGGCTAAGAATATTCCTGATATTGACTGGGGAAAAGAGTTGTTAGAATCTTTAGGTATGCTACCATGCCCGTATCATAGATATTATTATTTAACTGATGTTATGTTAAAAGAAGAGATTGAGACAGCTAAAAAGGAAGGCACTCGTGGAGAAATTGTTAAGAAAGTAGAAAAAGAGTTATTTGAATTATACAAGGATCCAAACTTAAAGGAAAAGCCTAAACAATTAGAAGATCGTGGAGGACAGTATTATTCTGATGCTGCTTGTGAATTGATTAGTGCTATTTATAATGATAAAGGAACTATTCATTATGTGAATATTCAAAATAACGGTACTATAAATTGTATTCCTAATGATTCGGTTATTGAAAGAACTTGCTATGTGGATAAAGAAGGTGCACATCCATTTAATGTTAAACCTTTACCATCTAAAATTAAAGGACTTTTACAGGTAATTAATGAATATGAAGCGTTAGCAGTAGAAGCTGGTGTGTATGGAGATTATGGTACTGCTCTTCAAGCTTTAATCATCCATCCATTAGTAGAAAGTAGTAGTGCTAAATATATATTAGATGATATAATTAAAGAAAATATTGATTATTTACCTCAATTCAAAAAATAG